A single genomic interval of Pseudorasbora parva isolate DD20220531a chromosome 21, ASM2467924v1, whole genome shotgun sequence harbors:
- the dnai2a gene encoding dynein, axonemal, intermediate chain 2a isoform X2 yields MDTECSESCNLPENVVVPEDIPTDPSLATDLIVNAETQIDSGPVSHGINHEEGGWPKTIDVDDMESTSRYRKKVQKDVCYQHTVMEIATVTEHHVKQNKGGICSLSKFDEAKRVVTKDMSSSVVSARTINVFRDPNKEKRAATSLSWHPLDDHKLAVAYSYLEFQRAPKNMSFDSYIWNTGYWDTRSGSKPVQMSAAKHSHRDPVYKVIWLQSKICTEAFSASTDGQVKLWDIRKMSEPNKELVLDPSRKGDCNSALGAVSMEFENTMAKFLVGTEQGVVVSCSRKLDTPNDPIVCTYHGHRGPVYALQRNPFFPKNFLTVADCTARIWSEDISETSIMSTKNHKTYLLDGCWSPVRPSVFFTVKMDGTLDVWDLLFKQKDPTLSFKVCDEALYSIRIQNNNHLVCCGSQLGTVKLLRMSPSLFRLGKDEKALVSEMFERETRRGKVLESQYRERNQMKHSCSKEDDGGEGDMDELLACAEMEFFQALEFEKKTEDDKQDKRKTMREETAK; encoded by the exons ATGGACACTGAATGCAGTGAATCATGTAACCTTCCAGAAAATGTGGTGGTGCCTGAGGACATCCCGACTGACCCTTCTCTGGCCACCGACTTAATA GTGAACGCAGAGACTCAAATTGACTCTGGGCCagtgtcacatggaataaaccATGAAGAGGGGGGTTGGCCGAAAACGATCGATGTAGATGACATGGAGTCAACTAGCCGCTACAGGAAGAAAGTGCAGAAGGATGTGTGTTATCAGCACACGGTTATGGAAATTGCTACT GTCACAGAACACCATGTCAAGCAAAACAAAGGTGGCATCTGCTCTTTATCCAAATTTGATGAAGCTAAGAGGGTGGTGACGAAAGATATGTCAAGCAGCGTGGTATCAGCGAGAACCATCAATGTGTTCAG AGACCCAAATAAAGAAAAGCGTGCAGCCACCAGTTTGTCCTGGCATCCACTTGATGATCATAAACTAGCTGTTGCCTACTCATATCTGGAATTTCAGAGGGCACCTAAAAATATGAGCTTCGACTCATATATATGGAACACTG GCTATTGGGACACACGGAGCGGCAGCAAGCCAGTACAGATGTCTGCCGCTAAGCATAGCCATAGAGATCCTGTCTACAAGGTCATCTGGCTGCAGTCAAAGATATGCACTGAAGCTTTCTCAGCTTCTACAGATGGTCAG GTAAAGTTGTGGGACATTCGAAAGATGAGTGAGCCCAACAAGGAGCTTGTGCTGGACCCCAGTAGGAAGGGAGACTGTAACAGTGCTCTTGGTGCAGTCTCAATGGAGTTTGAGAACACTATG GCCAAGTTTTTGGTGGGCACAGAGCAGGGGGTTGTGGTCTCGTGCAGTCGCAAGTTGGATACCCCAAATGACCCGATTGTGTGCACATACCACGGACACCGTGGCCCCGTTTACGCCTTGCAGAGGAATCCCTTCTTTCCGAAGAACTTCTTGACAGTGGCTGATTGCACCGCCCGCATCTGGTCAGAGGACATCAGTGAGACCTCCATCATGTCGACCAA AAATCACAAGACTTATCTGTTAGATGGCTGTTGGAGTCCAGTCAGACCCTCTGTCTTCTTTACGGTGAAGATGGACGGGACCTTGGATGTATGGGACTTACTATTTAAACAGAAGGACCCTACTCTCAGTTTCAAA GTTTGTGACGAAGCTTTGTACAGCATCCGTATACAAAATAATAACCATTTGGTGTGCTGTGGATCTCAGCTGGGAACCGTCAAACTGCTGAGGATGTCACCAAGCCTGTTCAGACTGGGAAAGGATGAGAAGGCCTTAGTCTCAGAG ATGTTCGAACGTGAGACCCGGAGAGGGAAGGTTCTGGAATCTCAGTACAGAGAGAGGAATCAAATGAAACATAGCTGCTCCAAAGAGGATGATGGGGGGGAAGGAGACATGGACGAACTGCTGGCCTGTGCAGAGATGGAGTTTTTTCAGGCTTTGGAATTTGAGAAGAAAACAGAGGATGATAAGCAAGATAAAAG
- the dnai2a gene encoding dynein, axonemal, intermediate chain 2a isoform X1 translates to MDTECSESCNLPENVVVPEDIPTDPSLATDLIVNAETQIDSGPVSHGINHEEGGWPKTIDVDDMESTSRYRKKVQKDVCYQHTVMEIATVTEHHVKQNKGGICSLSKFDEAKRVVTKDMSSSVVSARTINVFRDPNKEKRAATSLSWHPLDDHKLAVAYSYLEFQRAPKNMSFDSYIWNTENSSKPEMTLNPVSPLICLEFNPKDIHILVGGSYNGQIGYWDTRSGSKPVQMSAAKHSHRDPVYKVIWLQSKICTEAFSASTDGQVKLWDIRKMSEPNKELVLDPSRKGDCNSALGAVSMEFENTMAKFLVGTEQGVVVSCSRKLDTPNDPIVCTYHGHRGPVYALQRNPFFPKNFLTVADCTARIWSEDISETSIMSTKNHKTYLLDGCWSPVRPSVFFTVKMDGTLDVWDLLFKQKDPTLSFKVCDEALYSIRIQNNNHLVCCGSQLGTVKLLRMSPSLFRLGKDEKALVSEMFERETRRGKVLESQYRERNQMKHSCSKEDDGGEGDMDELLACAEMEFFQALEFEKKTEDDKQDKRKTMREETAK, encoded by the exons ATGGACACTGAATGCAGTGAATCATGTAACCTTCCAGAAAATGTGGTGGTGCCTGAGGACATCCCGACTGACCCTTCTCTGGCCACCGACTTAATA GTGAACGCAGAGACTCAAATTGACTCTGGGCCagtgtcacatggaataaaccATGAAGAGGGGGGTTGGCCGAAAACGATCGATGTAGATGACATGGAGTCAACTAGCCGCTACAGGAAGAAAGTGCAGAAGGATGTGTGTTATCAGCACACGGTTATGGAAATTGCTACT GTCACAGAACACCATGTCAAGCAAAACAAAGGTGGCATCTGCTCTTTATCCAAATTTGATGAAGCTAAGAGGGTGGTGACGAAAGATATGTCAAGCAGCGTGGTATCAGCGAGAACCATCAATGTGTTCAG AGACCCAAATAAAGAAAAGCGTGCAGCCACCAGTTTGTCCTGGCATCCACTTGATGATCATAAACTAGCTGTTGCCTACTCATATCTGGAATTTCAGAGGGCACCTAAAAATATGAGCTTCGACTCATATATATGGAACACTG AAAACAGCAGCAAACCAGAGATGACTCTGAATCCTGTATCTCCTCTTATTTGTCTGGAGTTCAACCCCAAAGATATTCACATCCTTGTTGGGGGAAGCTACAATGGACAAATCG GCTATTGGGACACACGGAGCGGCAGCAAGCCAGTACAGATGTCTGCCGCTAAGCATAGCCATAGAGATCCTGTCTACAAGGTCATCTGGCTGCAGTCAAAGATATGCACTGAAGCTTTCTCAGCTTCTACAGATGGTCAG GTAAAGTTGTGGGACATTCGAAAGATGAGTGAGCCCAACAAGGAGCTTGTGCTGGACCCCAGTAGGAAGGGAGACTGTAACAGTGCTCTTGGTGCAGTCTCAATGGAGTTTGAGAACACTATG GCCAAGTTTTTGGTGGGCACAGAGCAGGGGGTTGTGGTCTCGTGCAGTCGCAAGTTGGATACCCCAAATGACCCGATTGTGTGCACATACCACGGACACCGTGGCCCCGTTTACGCCTTGCAGAGGAATCCCTTCTTTCCGAAGAACTTCTTGACAGTGGCTGATTGCACCGCCCGCATCTGGTCAGAGGACATCAGTGAGACCTCCATCATGTCGACCAA AAATCACAAGACTTATCTGTTAGATGGCTGTTGGAGTCCAGTCAGACCCTCTGTCTTCTTTACGGTGAAGATGGACGGGACCTTGGATGTATGGGACTTACTATTTAAACAGAAGGACCCTACTCTCAGTTTCAAA GTTTGTGACGAAGCTTTGTACAGCATCCGTATACAAAATAATAACCATTTGGTGTGCTGTGGATCTCAGCTGGGAACCGTCAAACTGCTGAGGATGTCACCAAGCCTGTTCAGACTGGGAAAGGATGAGAAGGCCTTAGTCTCAGAG ATGTTCGAACGTGAGACCCGGAGAGGGAAGGTTCTGGAATCTCAGTACAGAGAGAGGAATCAAATGAAACATAGCTGCTCCAAAGAGGATGATGGGGGGGAAGGAGACATGGACGAACTGCTGGCCTGTGCAGAGATGGAGTTTTTTCAGGCTTTGGAATTTGAGAAGAAAACAGAGGATGATAAGCAAGATAAAAG
- the nploc4 gene encoding nuclear protein localization protein 4 homolog — MNMAENIIIRVQSPDGMKKITSTKRETAAAFLKKVANEFGFSSNGFSIYLNRNKTGEILSQNKTLSLLKIKHGDMLFLYPSSAGPSSENMDTAQPHTSSSYPSFPSSSSSSSSLSRSHSAPQIPEDEIDQYLSKQEGKIYRNRDPQLCRHGLMGKCVHCVPLEPFDEDYLNHLDPPVKHMSFHAYIRKLTGGADKGKFVALENISCKIKSGCEGHPPWPEGICTKCQPSAITLNRQKYRHVDNIMFENHTIADRFLDFWRKTGNQRMGYLYGRYTEHKDIPLGLRAEVAAIYEPPQIGTQNSLELIEDPKAEAVEEIAAKLGLRKVGWIFTDLLSEDTRIGTVRYTRNKDSYFLSAEECITAGHFQNQHGNACRLSPEGHFGSKFVTVVATGGPDNQVHFEGYQVSNQCMALVRDECLLPCRDAPELGYAKESSTEQYVPDVFYKDTDKFGNDITHLARPLPVEYLIIDITTTFPKDPVFTFSSTLRFPIENRDALGETQDFHSLATYLSQCPSSSSFLGIVSDFHLLLFLVTNEVMPLQDSIGLLLDAVKTSNEELAQTWKKSEQWATIEQLCSTVGGQASGSMDYAMGGPTLPQSSSAVWSCVHCTFMNQPGTEHCEMCSLPRS, encoded by the exons ATGAACATGGCAGAAAACATA ATCATCCGTGTCCAGTCACCAGATGGAATGAAAAAAATCACCTCAACAAAGCGTGAGACAGCTGCAGCTTTCCTTAAGAAG GTTGCCAATGAGTTTGGCTTCAGTTCAAACGGTTTTTCGATCTACCTGAACCGGAACAAGACTGGAGAGATCCTGTCACAGAACAAGACCCTCAGCCTACTGAAAATCAA GCATGGCGACATGCTTTTTCTTTACCCATCGTCAGCTGGGCCCTCCAGTGAGAACATGGACACAGCTCAGCCCCACACCTCTTCTTCCTACCCCTCCTTTccttcctcctcctcatcttcatcttccTTATCCCGCTCACACTCTGCACCTCAGATCCCAGAGGATGAAATTGACCAGTATCTGTCCAAACAGGAGGGAAAGATCTACAGAAACAGAGACCCCCAGCT GTGCCGGCATGGTCTCATGGGGAAATGTGTGCACTGCGTACCTTTAGAG cCTTTTGATGAAGACTATCTTAACCACCTCGACCCACCAGTCAAGCACATGTCCTTCCACGCCTACATCCGGAAACTCACGGGTGGAGCAGACAA GGGGAAGTTTGTGGCACTTGAAAATATCAGCTGTAAGATTAAATCCGGCTGTGAGGGTCATCCGCCCTGGCCAGAGGGCATCTGTACCAAGTGCCAACCCAGCGCCATCACTCTCAACAGACAG AAATATCGACATGTGGACAACATCATGTTTGAGAACCACACCATTGCTGACCGTTTCCTTGACTTTTGGAGGAAGACGGGTAACCAGCGGATGGGGTACCTGTATGGACGCTACACTGAGCACAAAGACATCCCTCTTGGCCTTCGAGCAGAGGTTGCTGCCATTTATGAACCTCCTCAG ATTGGGACCCAGAACAGCTTGGAATTGATTGAAGATCCCAAGGCAGAAGCAGTTGAGGAGATTGCTGCAAAACTTGGTCTACGGAAG GTGGGGTGGATTTTCACAGATCTTCTGTCAGAGGACACCAGGATAGGTACCGTCCGCTACACCAGAAACAAG GATTCATACTTCCTGAGTGCAGAGGAGTGCATTACAGCTGGACACTTCCAGAATCAACATGGCAATGCGTGTCGGCTTTCTCCAGAAGGCCATTTTGGATCCAAGTTTGTCACAGTGGTGGCAACAG GCGGTCCCGATAACCAGGTGCACTTTGAGGGTTATCAGGTGTCCAATCAGTGCATGGCTCTGGTGAGGGATGAGTGTCTACTGCCCTGCAGAGATGCTCCTGAACTGGGCTATGCCAAAGAGTCCAGCACTGAGCAGTACGTCCCTGATGTCTTCTATAAG GATACAGACAAATTCGGCAATGACATCACGCATTTAGCCCGACCACTGCCGGTGGAGTACTTGATCATTGAC ATCACCACCACTTTTCCAAAAGACCCTGTTTTCACCTTCTCCTCTACTCTTCGCTTCCCCATCGAAAACAGAGACGCTTTGGGAGAGACTCag gaCTTCCACAGTTTAGCGACGTATCTTTCCCAGtgtccctcctcctcctccttcctGGGCATCGTCTCAGATTTCCACCTGCTCCTCTTTCTTGTCACCAATGAGGTCATGCCCTTACAG GACAGCATCGGACTTCTGCTGGATGCAGTGAAGACATCCAATGAGGAATTGGCTCAGACCTGGAAGAAATCAGAGCAATGGGCAACAATCGAGCAGCTGTGCA GCACAGTCGGAGGGCAGGCATCGGGATCTATGGATTATGCAATGGGTGGGCCAACTCTTCCACAGTCCTCTTCGGCTGTGTGGTCCTGCGTCCATTGCACCTTCATGAACCAACCCGGCACCGAGCACTGCGAGATGTGCAGTTTGCCTCGCAGCTAA
- the pde6gb gene encoding phosphodiesterase 6G, cGMP-specific, rod, gamma, paralog b — MNLEPPKPEMKSATRVTGGPATPRKGPPKFKQRQTRQFKSKPPKKGIQGFGDDIPGMEGLGTDITVICPWEAFNHLELHELAQYGII, encoded by the exons ATGAATCTTGAGCCGCCCAAACCAGAGATGAAATCAGCCACCCGTGTCACTGGTGGTCCCGCCACACCACGCAAAGGACCACCAAAGTTTAAGCAGAGGCAGACTCGCCAATTCAAGAGCAAGCCACCAAAGAAGGGGATCCAAGG ttttggAGATGACATCCCTGGCATGGAAGGTTTAGGCACTG ACATCACTGTTATCTGCCCCTGGGAGGCCTTCAACCATCTGGAGCTTCACGAGTTGGCTCAGTATGGTATCATCTGA